A stretch of DNA from Equus caballus isolate H_3958 breed thoroughbred chromosome 13, TB-T2T, whole genome shotgun sequence:
CATGGACCAATTGCACAGTCACCGGAGTGGCTTAGGACAGAGGCTGGATGCCCTCCCCTAGACAAGCCGTGTTGTCTACCTGGTGCTGAATGCCTCCTCTGCAGTGGTCGCCACCTTGGATGCCTTCTGACTTTCATAGCCTGCCTTGAGTTGATGGTTGGCTAACCTGAGcctgcattttctcctttcaaGCCCTCCAAAGCAGTTAACAGAAAGCCACCAACAGCACAATTCTCATGATTCCCATTGCCTCGTGTCTTTCAAGTGTCATCAATGCACATAAGCCAACGCATCACCTTCTACCTGAATCTCCGCTCAATCCATCATAGGAGAAAATATGAATAGTCATGTTGCTATTGCATGCCAGGGATTGTCGCCATCCTACTTACCCCCAGCAGAGGGGTCTTTATTGCAGCCTGACCAGTGCATGGTCCCATCCTAAGGGACCGCTTTCTTGAGTCACTTCCAGTACCAATtctcttagcttgggttccctcCAGAAGTGTGAGCAGTTTATTTTGGGAAGTGCTCTCAAGGAGACAGAAACTAGGGGACTAGGCAGATtgaaacagagaagaagaaaaagccagTACAAGAGGAAACGATTGAGCTGCTCTCTACGGTGGACTTTCTGGGGCTCAAGCCAACTGAGACCCTCTGAGAAGCCATGTAGAATACATTTCAGAATTTTCCACTCAAGGCAGAAGACAGAAGCGCTTAGCCGCCAGTTCCTGTCCCCGCTAGTTAAGCAGTCCACGCATAATGTTAACTCCCTCACGTGTCCAGCTGGATGTGTGTGATATCAAGGGCCCCAGGGCATAAAGCAGGAAGTGTGAAAAGCGCCTGAAGCAAGGGCTGTCGGCCACGCCCAGAATAAAAGTTGAGATGAGAAGATCTGAAGCACGAAAGCACTGAGGAAAGGCAATTTTTTCAATAAACAGCTCTGGAAAATTAAATATCGATATGGAAATACAGGAAGTTAGGCTCCTACTTTACACCAAACCCCAAAAACAATTGGAGGTGAATTGTAGATCTAAATTTGGAAGACAACACAGTATCTGAAAGATAATAGAAGAGAGTTTCTCTATAACCTTGGGGtaagaaaggattttttaaaataggacacaaaaagccctaaataaagaaaatggtgATAGATTTGACTGCTTGAAATGAAGAGCTGCTTTTTGACAACAGATAGGAGTAAGAGAGTAAACAGATGAGCTACACAGTAAaaggaagatatttaaaatgcattctgacaggcccggcccagtggcgcagcggttaaggtcgcatgttccactttggcggcccagggttccccagttcggatcccggctgtggacacggcaccacttggcaagccatgctgtggcaggcctcccacatttaaagtagaggaagatgggcatggatgttagctcagggccagtcttcctcaaaaaaaaaaaaaaaaagccttctgaGTAAGTCTAACTATGTAGAATTCCAAAAACAGGATAAACTAAACAAATTTTATAGATGCATGATTAGgcaataaaagtataaaaatataaagaaaagcagGGAAGCAATTACCATTCAAGCCAGGAGAGTAGTTAATtctggagaaagggaaagaatagtGATTTGGAGGGTCGGGGTGGGTTCTGGGTGCTGGCACATTCTACGTCTTGACCCAAACGTGCTATGCAGTTGTTTGCTTTGTGATCCTTCATTGAgttgtatgttttgtttttgtacatttttctgtatgtatgttttatttcacaacataaaagtttaaaatagtgTCTATTTCATAAGAtccttgtgagaattaaatgagaaaatgcatacGACCCAGTTGCAAAGAGCCTGGCATGTTGAAAGTGCCCACCAAGGTTAGTGACTCTGATTCTCATTGGATCCGGGGCATTTTGTGTGGCCTGCCCAAGCACACTGTGCCCACGTGTGTGGAGCTCAGCAGAAGATTTGTGGATGGTTCACATACTCCCGGGAGGTCAGCCAGGGAGGGTGTGCAGAGCACAGGTGGGGTGGGCAGTGTCAGGGGCTGAGAGATCGCGGGCCAGACAGGACAGAGCAGGCATCTCTCCCACTGGGTCCTTCAACCAGCAGACTATGGAGTGTCCCAACCGTGGGGGCCGAGTTCATGGATAGAAAGGTAATTTAGTGAATCAGATTGGGAGCTCTGAAGGATGGGGGTCATGCCAGCTGCAGCTCTAAGAACCTCCTACCGTTGCCCAGCGTGGCCTGGCTCAGAAAGACCCCTAACCTGTGGGTGCTGACCAGCCTTAGCCACAGCAGCCAGGACCCTGCCCAGTAGGTGTCCAGGGCCAGAAGCAGAAGCGTGGGGGCTTCATCCACGTTGGCTTCTGGACTTGGGAAAGCCTATCACTGCGACCACCCGTTGGCCCAACACTGGATAGGGCAGGGCAGAGCAATTTACAGGATCTGAGCTGCCTCAGGTGGGCACAATGGGATAAAAGCTGGCAGTGCTCCCCAAAGCCACATGAGAATGGGGGGTGGCTCCCCCACAACCTGACAAGGTGACCTGTGTTTATTATATAAGTGTATGGAGGTATAATTTTCATACAATTCAATTCACCCTTTTTAAGCATATAGTTCAACTATTTTGGCAAATATGTGTGTTCACATAAGCACCGCCACGATCCACAACATTTCCATTGCCCCAAAAAATTCCCTTTACAATCAATCCCTTCCACCCACCCTCGgcccctggcaactgctgatTGATCTGTGTTCTGTCCCTATCATTTCAGTTTTTCCAGAATGCCAAGTAATGGAATCACTCAGGTTGTAACCTTTTGAATCTGGCTTCATTCATTAACCATAATGCTTTTGAGagtcatccatgtggttgcaagtATCAATAGTTCctgcctttttattgctgagcagtatatCACTGAATGGAGATATCACAGTCTGATGGACATctgggtggtttccagtttttggcaattacaaaCCAACCTGGTCACATCCAGGTCTCTCAGTGGacatctatttttatttctctcaggtAAATACcaggagtgagattgctgggttgtatggtaaatgtatgtttatCTTTATGGGAAACTGACAAACTCTTTTCCCAAGTGAGTatattccatttttgtttttattcctgttGGTAGAACTGTTCTTTTGTCTTCGAGAGCACGACCACTGCGGAAAAACCACTGACTCACAATTTCAGGGAGAAACTCAAATTATAGAATAGTTGTAAAcatttttgctgttttcattCTTTAAGTCCCAACCACAACTTGAAGGATCGAGGTCGGAGTGCTCATCCCCAAGGGTGACCAAATGTCTGGTTTGCCCAAGACTCTCCTGGTTTTAGCACCGAAAGTCCTGCATCCTGGGAAACCTCTCAGTCTTGGAACCAAACTGGGACAGGTGCTCACCCACTTGAGTGTCAGGTGCTGTGCCGCGCACTGTACGTCTGTCACATCATTTTATCCACAGGCCAGTGTCGAGGGTAGGTTTGCTCGTCCCCATCTTGCGCATTGGGAAACAGCCTTCAAGAGCTTAAGTTGCTCCCCCAGCCCACAGTCCAGAATAGACGGAGCCAAACTTTGGCACCACGTCTGCCAGACTCCAAAGCACTGCTGTCTTCCAGGGCTAGAGCTCAGTCCCTGGGTGCCGCGCTCAGGGCCCCGGGCGCACCAGAGCAGCAGGTAGGCCCGAGTGGAGATTTGCTGCCCTCTGGTGGCAGATGGGGTGACACCCCGGGTCTGAGTCCAGTCTTGGGCGACAGCTACCCGTGGGGGTTGCCAAGAGGAAAGGTGCCCTTTCCTTCCAGGGAGCAGGACCTCAAATCTGGTCTCAGTCCTAGGAGGGTAACACATGGAGGGCCCCCACCAGGGTCTGCTGGGGGCCTTGGTCCAGCCATCCGTGAATCATGTGATCACTCAGGCCTTCACAGACCCAGGGCCAGACTGCTGGGTTTGAGTCTGTGTGACCCTGAGCCGTCACTCACCTCTGtggttccttatctgtaaatcAGGATGATAAACATGTCAACACTTAGACCAGGCTCCGATATTGAGGCTGTTATTACCAGCTCCTTCACACCCATATCCTCCACCTTCgtgcattcattcacttaactTCTATCCAGCAGCTGTCTGCCAAGCACCAGCTCTGAGCTGGACCCTGAGCTGTGGGCACCAGGGAGAGGGCTGCCCTCCTGGCTCTGTAACTCTCTGCTAATCCCCTGTCtcttgtgttcattcattcacggAGTATCCGTTTATTACTGAGtgttcactcatttttttctcatactCACTTGCTTAACTTccttattcattctttcacccATCACTTGGTCATCTCATACACAGTCATtcattttttatctatttttttgagGCGGTTGTTgactccctttcctccctccctcattccccTGTTCTGCAAGCATTCTAGAAGCACCACTATACTCTAGGCCAGGATTAGATGCTGAGATGCTGGCTCAACCCTCCCCCCAGACTTGTGGGTAGACAGTTGGTGAGGACATGCTGTGATAACTACCACATGCCAGCCATCAGGGACCCAGAGCAGGGGGGAGCATCAAGAAGGGAGTAACTGCCTGCCTGGAGAGTGGGCTGGGGGGCAGTCAGAGAagacttcatggaggaggtggcatgtTTGGGGAAAAGTGAGGTGCCCAGGTGGCTGAGGTGTGTGATATAGAGTTGTGTGTCCATGACCACACCCAAGCCAAGCCCTCCCTAGGTCCCAGTGACAGACCTGGGCCACTCAAGGACTTCTGATTATTCATCACCCTTGGCCCCTGAAAAACTACCACTATTGGGCAGCTAGGAATGGCCTTAGATTGCTAACACCCTGTCAGAGGGGTCACCTTCCAACTCCTGGACACTCACTGGGAGAGCTGTCCTGGGCTGGGCAGGCTGAGCAGGCAGCTGAAGCAGTCATATCTGAGGTGCCTCGCCCCAAGATTCCAGGGTCAGccagaaaatgtttatttagtgCCTTGCTGTCAGCCAGGCCTTGCCCCAGACGCTGGgagtacagcagtgaacaagccAGAACTCCCACTCTCTAGCAGGCGACAAATGATACACAAGAAAAACAACTGTGAAGACCACAGGGACACACCCGTCTTTGAACAAATTGGGTCTGTTGCCTCTTTTGAGAAGGAAAACTGCACTTACTCCAAGAGAATGTTAAAGAGAACTTAGTAAAGAATTTGGGCTTGGGTTAAGTGATTTGGGAGAGGGTTCAAGTAAGTGGGCTTTTATTCTGGATTAGATGCTGTCATCAAATGGGGTCAATTCTATGATTGGATgtcttaataaataataaatatttaaagtggaAGGAATGAATGGAGGCTATTGCTGTAAAGAAGCAGCAGTTACTCAAAAATGTTTGGTCTTTTTCCGGTTCCAACAATAATCTTGTTTTCATCTGAGTTCAAACATGATTACAGAGCAGTCTTGATTATGCCTTGCTTCCATCACAGTCACAGAATGGCCTTGTGTGATGTTGGTGTTCCAGGAAATTATATCCAACAAGAGAACACCAAGGCCTAGCTGTAAGTGCCAGGCCAGCTCCCAGATGTGAGAAACAGCTTTCTCATAAGAAAGGCTCATTCACTCGACCGAGGTGTATTTGCTGGGTGCCAGATGCAGAGTAATTCCAGGTGGACAAAAGAGACGCAGCCCCagtcctcagggagctcacagtgaCATGTTTGCAGCTATCTTAAATAAAGAGATTGTCAGaaatgggagggggaggggaccaGAGCCGAGaaatggccagaacaaaggcccggGGGCGAGAGGGGATGCTGAGAGCCATTAGCAGGGCAGCCGGCGGAGCCAGGAAGCGCCCGGGGACTGGAGAGGTGGGCGGGGCCCGGACCCCCAGGCACGCAgggccacctccccccacccagggGCGTGGGCGTTCGGATCCCCGATTTGCTCAGAAAcaggaaatgaaatcaaacagCCTTGATCAAAATAACCGGCTCCACCGTGGGCTTATGAATATTCAGCAGCCTGCTTCCGGCTTGAGActccgccccagccccgcccgccTGGGAGACTGCGCTTGCGTCCCTGGCGCGCGGCTCTGTCGTCATACGTGCGCGCCGCCGCTTGCCggggaaggaggaaagctgtcATGGCGAGCTCCGCCGCCTCCTCGGTGCGACCACCGAGGCCCAAGAAAGAGCCACAAGCGCTTGTCATCCCCAAGAATGCGGCAGAGGAGCAGAAGCTCAAGCTGGAGCGGCTCATGAAGAACCCGGTGAGACGGGGCGCGGGCTCGACGGCCCCTCCGAGTCCCACTCCCTTCCCTTCGGGCGCCTTTGGGGGCCCGCGAGCCCACCTCCCCCGCCTCCAAACTCAGGAACGCGGTACCCGAAGCCCAAGGCCAGTCTTTAGGAGAGAGTAAGCTACCCCGGAGATAGTGAGCTTCTTCCGTCCTTATGTTAGAGCCCCGCCTGGATAAGGGTTCTGTGCAGCGGCTTCCCGCGCTCTAAGACCCTTTCCAGTTTAACTTTCTATGAACAGAAGTATTAGACTGGAAAGATGGAATCTGTGCGTTAGCACAAgggtttattttcttctaaacagCGCCGATTGTTAGGCGTTGGCCGAGACACCGGGGACAAGTCACTCCCCCCGTCCAAGCCTGGTCCCCTCAATCATGAAAATAATTGGATGAGAAGGTCTCTTAGACCTTTGACTGAAAAGAGTTGACTCTCTTACAGTAGGGTTAAAGTTCGGGGTTTCCAGCCATGAAGGGTGTCTTAGGTTTCTGAGTTCTGCTCTGGAAAGTTAAGTGTAGCCCTGGCAACGCTGTGGGCTGTGATAGACTCCCAAAAGTATACAGGATGAAGTAAAGCTGAGACAGAGGGAAGATAAAATCAGCTTTGGGTCCCAGGAGCAAAGCAGCCTTACTTCACAAGTCCAGTTAAAATTCTTTAGTTAGAAGAGATGTGACTCTCTCCGCAGGTTTATACTTAAAATGCTTTCCTGTTTAAATGTTGCAGGACAAAGCAGTTCCAATTCCagaaaaaatgagtgaatggGCACCTCGACCTCCCCCAGAATTTGTCCGAGATGTAATGGGTAAtgtcttgggggaggggagggcagtatgtaaatataatttttgagGTGTAGATATAAAAACCCTGCAGTTGGTATTTGTTAATTAGATctctaacaggaaaaaaaatgttcgCTAGTTCAATCTTTTGCTCACAACGAAGGGGTATTGTTGCTCATGGTTTGGTGTTAGagaattttcttctgtgttatttttaataatatgtgTATTGTTTTCTTCTAAATGGGAATAGTTTTATCTTGTTGGGTTGTAAATTAACATATcctaattataaagaaaaataaataatagcagtATAAGAAAGTTTGAACCACCTGTAATTCCAACATCATACTTGTAACATTCTGATACAGCCTTCCAAACCTCTTTATAGTCAAAATCACTCAtgctaaagaaaaaatgtttttacaaaAATGTAGTTGTTCTACACATACTGTTTGGTAacctacttttttcacttaatatatcatGGACATCTTTTCAACTCAGTAGAAATTGAAAAATGTGAAATCATCTGGCTGGGCAGAGAAAGGTCATAGGCTCTTTTCTAGGTTTCTGGTCACTGAACTGCAGGCTGTTCCTCCTCTTAATACTGCATTAGAGTGGAATTTTTAGTAACTTCACATTCAACATTCGTGcagcaaatatttaatgatgCTTCCACtatgccaggcgctgtgctagaTTCTGGAGTGCATTGGGGAATAGGGCAGGCATAGTCCTTTCTATTATTTCCAGTGTCTTTGGTGCCCTTTTGATTAAGGGTGCCCTATGTTGGCAATTTTCATCAAGAACTATGGACTGTCCTGGCTGTAGGTTCAAGCGCAGGGGCCGGCAGTGGAGAGTTCCACGTGTACAGGCATCTTCGCCGGAGAGAGTACCAGCGACAGGACTACATGGATGCCATGGCTGAGAAGGTCAGTGAGCGAGGAGGCTGGCTGAGCCCTTGGTGTGGGGTAATGTGCGCTTATAATTTTACAGAAAAGTGTTTGAAGAACAGTAGATCCACCTGGTCGTTGCTTGTGCAAGTCCTGCCTTCTAAAGTTGGTATGGGAAGCAGACCTCAAGTAGAGTGCAGGTGACTCTCAGGTCAGACTCGGCACAGCAGGGTGCTCACACTAGGAGGCAGGTGAGAGGAGGGGGACGTCCGTGTGTATAGAAAGACACGGCAGAGTCCACTTTCCCCTCCAGGCCATTTGCCAAGAAGTGGAATAGAAAGCAGGATCTCCCACACCACTTGAGTTACTATTTCTCTGTTGTTCTCGCTCTTTTTGGCTGAATGCCTGTAACTCCAGTTAGCTCTGTGTTTGGTGTGACTAGTAGTGTGCTTTCGTGTGTCTG
This window harbors:
- the SH2B2 gene encoding SH2B adapter protein 2 isoform X12, encoding MLSDLPALPSASHQPGQQAGKCCLLPPGMRLNLLQGGHCPGNRAACFRLETPPQPRPPGRLRLRPWRAALSSYVRAAACRGRRKAVMASSAASSVRPPRPKKEPQALVIPKNAAEEQKLKLERLMKNPDKAVPIPEKMSEWAPRPPPEFVRDVMGSSAGAGSGEFHVYRHLRRREYQRQDYMDAMAEKQKLDAEFQKRLERNKIAAEEQTAKRRKKRQKLKEKKLMAKKMKLEQKKQEEGSSQSQEQPSSSSEEASGTEEEEEPSFIMGR